A stretch of Equus przewalskii isolate Varuska chromosome 11, EquPr2, whole genome shotgun sequence DNA encodes these proteins:
- the LOC103567046 gene encoding secretoglobin family 1D member → MRLSLPVLLVTLALCYYEADAVICPAALTDATQFLFISEALYKLQLQRFNAPPEAVEAKLQVKRCTDKISLGNRVLLTKAWVKVILKCGYIDLSKILS, encoded by the exons ATGAGGCTGTCACTGCCTGTCCTGCTGGTCACTCTGGCCCTTTGCTACTACGAGG CTGATGCAGTTATATGTCCAGCTGCTCTTACTGATGCGACACAGTTCCTCTTCATCAGTGAAGCTCTCTACAAGCTACAGCTTCAGAGATTTAATGCACCACCAGAAGCCGTTGAGGCCAAGTTGCAAGTGAAGAGATGCACGGATAAGATATCCCTTGGGAACAGAGTGTTACTTACAAAAGCATGG gtgAAAGTAATTTTGAAGTGTGGTTACATTGATTTATCAAAAATTCTATCATAG